Proteins from a genomic interval of Paenibacillus lentus:
- a CDS encoding phage holin family protein, giving the protein MNNYTKLLEIKGLIFAYLKPLTAKEIGFYGIFGVIGSFIAQTYGGWSPAMTLLIILMGSDYITGILASLKEGRGIASAASFWGLIKKGLMLLAVLIAHHVDIVMNTNAVMIGSIYFWYANEIISLAENYGRLELPFPEFIKEKIAMLKGKEKHN; this is encoded by the coding sequence ATGAACAACTATACCAAATTACTCGAGATCAAAGGTTTGATCTTCGCCTATCTCAAGCCACTGACCGCTAAAGAAATTGGATTCTATGGCATATTTGGCGTGATCGGGAGTTTTATCGCTCAAACATATGGAGGTTGGAGTCCAGCTATGACATTACTTATTATTCTAATGGGTTCTGACTATATCACAGGCATCCTCGCCAGCTTGAAGGAGGGCCGAGGCATCGCCAGTGCTGCATCATTCTGGGGACTGATCAAGAAAGGCTTAATGCTTCTTGCCGTGTTAATTGCTCACCATGTAGACATCGTGATGAATACGAACGCCGTCATGATCGGCAGTATTTATTTCTGGTATGCCAATGAAATTATTTCACTGGCCGAAAATTATGGACGGCTAGAGCTTCCTTTTCCAGAATTCATTAAAGAAAAAATCGCCATGCTTAAAGGTAAAGAAAAACACAATTAA
- the spoIIAA gene encoding anti-sigma F factor antagonist, producing the protein MNLHVEMVRHRETLIVRLSGELDHHTADDVRMRMDEEIARGDCRHLVLSLKSLQFMDSSGLGVILGRYKLIKHKGGKMVLCDVNRSVYRLLEMSGLFKIMSIVENESAALSELEVAL; encoded by the coding sequence GTGAATTTACATGTGGAAATGGTAAGACACCGTGAGACGCTCATTGTGCGTTTAAGCGGGGAGTTGGATCATCATACGGCCGATGATGTCCGTATGCGAATGGATGAAGAAATTGCACGGGGGGATTGCCGCCATCTTGTGCTCAGCCTGAAGTCCTTGCAATTTATGGACAGTTCCGGGCTTGGAGTTATTTTGGGCAGGTACAAGCTGATCAAGCACAAAGGCGGAAAAATGGTGCTGTGCGACGTAAATCGTTCCGTTTATCGACTGCTCGAAATGTCGGGGCTCTTTAAGATTATGAGTATTGTCGAGAACGAGAGCGCCGCGCTCTCTGAATTGGAGGTCGCATTATGA
- a CDS encoding purine-nucleoside phosphorylase — protein MTTTLTKGMIQEAADYIRSKSSVTPKLGLILGSGLGVLAEHIDDAVSIAYQDIPYFPQSTVEGHAGELLIGSVQGTPVVLMKGRFHMYEGYGPELTAFPVRVMKALGVSRLLVTNAAGGINTSYEPGDLMLISDHINMTGRNPLVGPNDPELGARFPDMSEAYSRKLREIARQVAYEKDIPLQEGVYVGLLGPSYETPAEIRMFRTLGADAVGMSTVSEVIVARHAGIEVLGISCISNMAAGILDQPLSHEEVIETTDRVREKFLNLVLGIIPKL, from the coding sequence ATGACAACGACATTAACAAAAGGAATGATTCAGGAAGCTGCGGATTATATCCGCTCGAAATCAAGCGTAACGCCGAAGCTAGGACTAATACTCGGCTCAGGTCTAGGAGTACTCGCTGAGCACATCGATGATGCTGTAAGTATCGCTTATCAGGATATCCCTTACTTTCCACAGTCAACGGTAGAAGGACACGCAGGCGAACTGCTGATCGGCTCCGTGCAAGGCACACCTGTAGTGCTGATGAAGGGACGCTTTCATATGTATGAAGGCTACGGGCCGGAGCTAACCGCGTTTCCGGTGCGGGTCATGAAAGCGCTTGGCGTATCCAGGCTGCTTGTAACGAACGCGGCCGGAGGGATAAATACATCTTACGAGCCAGGCGACTTAATGCTGATCTCGGACCATATAAATATGACGGGCAGGAATCCGTTGGTGGGGCCGAATGATCCTGAGCTCGGTGCGCGCTTCCCTGATATGTCGGAGGCGTACAGTCGCAAACTACGTGAGATTGCGAGGCAAGTTGCTTATGAAAAGGACATTCCGCTTCAGGAGGGAGTGTATGTCGGCCTCCTAGGCCCTTCTTATGAGACTCCGGCAGAAATTCGCATGTTCCGTACTTTAGGAGCAGATGCGGTGGGCATGTCCACCGTATCTGAGGTCATCGTGGCGAGACATGCGGGTATCGAGGTATTAGGTATTTCCTGCATTAGTAACATGGCTGCCGGTATTCTTGATCAACCGCTTTCCCATGAGGAAGTCATTGAGACGACGGATCGGGTACGGGAGAAGTTTTTGAACCTCGTGTTGGGAATTATACCGAAGCTGTAA
- a CDS encoding spore germination protein produces the protein MTDREQNGFTHNEQHPPDFFPYPEGYSVEETDSVDEEKGKRDEELRKVKIERERSDSVEESVVYWQKSSQISEELDTTRKTLEEVVGLGKSFDVDFREMTFGDTRTGLFFVSGFAKEDILQEILKRLTYLSPDNLSSGALQAFFDLYIPHIQVKKIDKLSDVILMVLGGMSALFIEGEREALVMDTRSYPIRSPEEPSLERVVRGARDGFTETLLTNVTLVRRRLCDPGLIFEMHKVGRRTQTAVCIAYIDDIVDKTQVEAIRDKITSIDIDGIPLADKQLEEAIVRKGWNPYPLVRYSERPDVVASHIMEGRVVIFSDTSPSVIILPTTFFDLCQHAEENRQTAFMGTYLRWVRFIGILASLFLLPLWLLLVIHPEMKPAMMSFIGPQANAKIPLIAQFLLIEFGVDLLRMAAVHTPTPLASAMGLIAAILIGDIAVKTGLFVNEVVLYMAVAAIGMFATPSYELGLANRAVRLGLLVAVAIFGGSGFVVGVTAFVIWLTLRRSYNTSYLWPFIPFNAKAMAAILFRMPVMTSKQRPSINKTRDRTRMPRQE, from the coding sequence ATGACGGATCGGGAGCAAAACGGATTTACGCATAATGAGCAGCATCCACCGGATTTTTTTCCTTATCCGGAGGGATATTCCGTCGAGGAGACGGACAGCGTGGACGAAGAGAAAGGAAAGAGGGACGAGGAGCTACGGAAGGTAAAAATTGAACGTGAACGCTCGGACTCTGTTGAGGAGTCGGTTGTCTATTGGCAGAAAAGCAGTCAGATCAGCGAGGAGTTAGATACAACGAGGAAGACTTTGGAGGAGGTCGTAGGTCTAGGCAAAAGCTTTGATGTCGATTTTCGAGAAATGACATTTGGCGATACGCGAACGGGATTGTTTTTTGTCAGCGGTTTTGCGAAAGAGGATATACTGCAGGAAATACTCAAAAGATTAACTTATTTGTCTCCTGACAATTTGTCCTCTGGTGCTTTGCAAGCCTTTTTTGATCTCTATATCCCGCATATTCAGGTAAAAAAAATCGATAAGCTATCTGATGTCATATTGATGGTATTAGGCGGGATGAGCGCTTTGTTTATTGAAGGAGAGCGGGAAGCTTTAGTGATGGATACTCGTTCTTATCCGATACGAAGTCCTGAAGAGCCTTCGCTCGAACGCGTCGTTAGAGGCGCTCGGGATGGTTTTACAGAGACCTTGCTCACGAACGTTACGTTAGTGCGTCGACGTCTTTGCGACCCAGGTCTAATCTTTGAAATGCACAAAGTAGGACGCCGAACCCAAACCGCGGTTTGCATCGCTTACATCGATGATATTGTAGATAAGACGCAGGTCGAAGCTATACGCGACAAGATTACCTCGATCGATATCGACGGCATTCCGCTTGCGGACAAGCAATTGGAGGAAGCGATTGTACGCAAGGGCTGGAATCCCTATCCACTCGTTCGATATTCAGAGAGACCGGATGTCGTCGCTTCGCATATAATGGAAGGGCGGGTAGTGATATTTAGTGATACATCACCCAGTGTAATTATTTTGCCGACTACATTCTTTGATTTATGCCAGCATGCGGAAGAGAACAGACAGACGGCATTTATGGGGACATATTTGCGCTGGGTGCGTTTTATCGGCATTCTTGCTTCGTTGTTTTTGCTCCCCCTATGGTTGCTGCTGGTTATCCATCCGGAAATGAAGCCGGCTATGATGTCGTTTATCGGCCCGCAGGCTAATGCGAAAATTCCGCTGATCGCTCAATTCCTATTAATTGAATTTGGGGTAGATTTACTACGAATGGCCGCTGTACATACGCCAACGCCGCTGGCTTCGGCCATGGGTCTGATCGCAGCGATATTAATTGGGGATATTGCCGTCAAGACGGGATTGTTCGTCAACGAAGTAGTTCTGTATATGGCTGTAGCGGCAATAGGGATGTTTGCGACGCCGAGCTATGAGCTGGGGCTTGCCAATCGGGCTGTTCGATTGGGTTTGCTAGTCGCCGTAGCGATCTTTGGCGGATCCGGATTTGTAGTAGGTGTAACAGCGTTTGTTATTTGGCTCACCCTAAGACGCTCCTATAACACCTCCTATCTCTGGCCGTTTATTCCATTTAATGCAAAGGCGATGGCAGCGATATTATTCCGTATGCCGGTCATGACATCCAAGCAAAGGCCATCGATCAATAAAACAAGGGATCGTACGCGAATGCCGCGCCAGGAGTAG
- the spoIIAB gene encoding anti-sigma F factor translates to MSQAANNFMSLQFAARSENESFARVAVASFVSQLDPTMDEITDLKTVVSEAVTNCIIHGYNSDPEGVVMISAHIEGDTVTLVIEDKGQGIEDVELAKQPLYTSKPELERSGMGFTIMENFMDEFDVTSEMGGGTSIRMKKRIVSKKALYN, encoded by the coding sequence ATGAGCCAAGCCGCCAACAATTTTATGTCGTTGCAGTTTGCCGCAAGGTCGGAAAATGAGTCTTTTGCCAGAGTGGCGGTTGCATCGTTTGTATCGCAGCTTGATCCAACCATGGATGAAATTACAGATCTTAAGACGGTCGTGTCTGAAGCCGTGACGAACTGTATTATTCACGGATACAACAGTGACCCTGAAGGGGTTGTCATGATTTCCGCCCATATTGAAGGGGACACGGTTACTTTAGTGATTGAGGACAAGGGACAAGGAATAGAAGATGTAGAGCTTGCGAAGCAGCCTCTTTACACGTCCAAGCCGGAATTGGAGCGTTCGGGCATGGGCTTTACGATCATGGAGAATTTTATGGACGAGTTCGACGTCACGAGTGAAATGGGTGGCGGTACGTCCATTCGGATGAAGAAGAGGATTGTATCGAAGAAAGCTTTATATAATTAG
- a CDS encoding stage V sporulation protein AA → MKQSPVIIYLQLRKHVKLPIGQAVRLRDIARVLTDAKLEPNLLDVVIKKPEEQDGNLVLIDMLQIIASIQARAPAMQVEYIGEPQVLVEMVRPGKKPLFLLFILVWLLLFFGSALTIMNFHADVSMQAVQVRIVEMITGERDEHPYLFQGAYSIGIGFGMVVFFNHLFKKKWNEEPTPLEVEMYLYQENLNQFVISEEYKKMYRAAERGEKEP, encoded by the coding sequence ATGAAACAGAGCCCCGTTATAATCTATTTGCAGCTGCGGAAGCATGTTAAGCTTCCTATTGGCCAGGCTGTACGCCTTCGCGATATAGCGCGCGTTCTAACCGATGCGAAGCTGGAACCAAATCTTCTGGATGTCGTGATCAAAAAGCCCGAGGAGCAAGACGGTAATTTGGTTCTAATCGATATGCTTCAGATTATAGCGAGTATCCAAGCCCGCGCCCCGGCTATGCAGGTGGAGTATATCGGCGAGCCTCAGGTGCTCGTAGAAATGGTCAGGCCGGGCAAGAAACCGTTGTTTCTATTGTTTATACTCGTTTGGCTGCTCTTATTCTTCGGTTCGGCGCTAACGATTATGAATTTTCATGCCGATGTGAGCATGCAGGCGGTTCAAGTCCGCATTGTCGAGATGATTACCGGCGAACGAGATGAACATCCTTACTTATTTCAGGGAGCTTATTCTATTGGTATAGGATTCGGGATGGTCGTGTTTTTTAACCATTTGTTCAAGAAAAAATGGAATGAAGAGCCCACTCCACTGGAGGTGGAAATGTACCTGTATCAAGAAAATCTGAATCAATTCGTGATTTCCGAGGAATATAAGAAGATGTATCGAGCGGCAGAACGGGGTGAGAAGGAGCCGTGA
- a CDS encoding DUF4227 family protein yields MVISLRKCLQSVKFVAIFLALAYLLYKVMGAFGGYLFPPDKYRIPDGAAVKAFQTEGTGGKGFEYMANRLKLFYWYGE; encoded by the coding sequence ATGGTAATCTCACTTCGAAAATGTCTGCAAAGCGTAAAGTTTGTGGCAATTTTTCTAGCTCTGGCTTATTTGTTGTACAAGGTGATGGGGGCATTCGGCGGATATTTGTTCCCGCCAGATAAATACCGTATTCCCGATGGCGCCGCCGTTAAGGCGTTTCAGACGGAGGGAACCGGTGGAAAGGGCTTCGAATATATGGCTAATCGCTTAAAGCTATTTTATTGGTACGGGGAATAA
- a CDS encoding D-alanyl-D-alanine carboxypeptidase family protein, which translates to MSKRLLIWSIAVLLTFSVWPGAISAAPSGVHEEGDTLLADSANSAILMDADTGTIIYEKKSHEKLPPASITKIMTMLLTMEAIEKGTLKLTDKVTTSEYAASMGGSQIFLEAGEQMTVDELLKGIAMASGNDASVAIAEKIAGSEKAFVRLMNERAAELGMKDTLFKNCNGLPVENHYSSAYDIAIMSRELLKHPEVTKYTGAYQDYLRQNTQKPFWLVNTNKLVRFYSGADGLKTGYTSEAKFCLAATAQRDGLRLIAVVLGEPNTKTRNSEVSAMFDYAFSQYTLLPIYKAGEMIGKVKIQKGQSSLLELSAARQLNVLVNKGASPGSITHKLEAPEKLAAPIKKGQNIGKLIVYQDDKVIREFELQAPTDINKADWWTMFKRTASHLFFVD; encoded by the coding sequence TTGAGCAAGCGGTTGTTAATTTGGAGTATCGCAGTGCTGCTTACCTTTTCAGTCTGGCCAGGGGCCATCTCTGCCGCTCCGAGCGGGGTACATGAGGAAGGGGATACGCTGCTAGCGGATAGTGCAAACTCTGCGATTTTAATGGATGCCGACACCGGTACGATTATTTATGAAAAGAAAAGCCATGAAAAGCTGCCGCCAGCCAGTATTACGAAAATTATGACGATGCTGCTGACGATGGAAGCAATTGAAAAAGGAACTTTGAAGCTGACGGATAAAGTTACAACAAGTGAATACGCAGCATCCATGGGCGGTTCGCAAATATTTTTGGAAGCCGGAGAGCAGATGACCGTTGATGAACTGCTCAAAGGTATTGCGATGGCATCCGGCAACGATGCTTCCGTGGCGATTGCCGAGAAAATTGCCGGTTCCGAGAAGGCCTTTGTGCGTCTGATGAATGAACGGGCTGCTGAGCTTGGGATGAAGGATACGCTATTCAAAAACTGCAATGGGCTGCCAGTAGAGAATCATTACAGTTCTGCCTATGACATTGCAATCATGAGTCGGGAACTGCTGAAACATCCAGAGGTTACGAAATATACTGGGGCTTATCAGGACTATTTGCGTCAAAATACGCAAAAGCCATTTTGGCTTGTTAATACGAATAAGCTGGTTAGGTTTTATAGCGGCGCCGATGGTTTGAAGACAGGGTATACGTCCGAGGCGAAGTTTTGTTTGGCGGCTACTGCGCAAAGAGACGGGTTGCGGTTGATTGCGGTCGTGCTCGGGGAACCCAATACAAAGACGCGGAATAGCGAGGTTTCCGCAATGTTCGATTATGCCTTCTCCCAGTATACTCTGCTGCCGATCTACAAGGCGGGTGAAATGATCGGGAAGGTTAAGATTCAGAAGGGACAGTCTTCACTGCTGGAGCTGTCCGCTGCGCGCCAATTAAATGTGCTGGTCAATAAGGGAGCAAGCCCGGGCAGCATCACACATAAGCTGGAGGCCCCTGAGAAGCTGGCTGCTCCTATTAAGAAAGGGCAGAACATTGGGAAGCTAATCGTATATCAGGATGATAAGGTGATCCGAGAATTCGAGCTGCAGGCGCCAACCGATATTAATAAGGCAGACTGGTGGACGATGTTTAAGCGCACGGCCTCACACCTCTTTTTTGTAGATTAA
- the xerD gene encoding site-specific tyrosine recombinase XerD — MEQYVAPFMGYLTDHKRLSTATLECYKRDIEQFIGYLREREIVEPGQMTKAGVKLYFSTLSKAGKAPATIARSSVSLRAFFQYLQQERLIDHDPGHWIESPKIDKSAPQTLTVEEIDLLLDRPDTSQAPGLRDKAMMELLYATGIRVSELISLNVQDVDTSMRYVRCSGGKERIIPIGTLTANWVQRYLEESRPRLLGESAADVLFTNARGDRLTRQGFWKIVKKYGKDAGIETDITPHTLRHSFAVHLLEGGADVKSVQEMLGHTDLVTVQMYLNKTKTNLKSVYEAFHPRARTQASKSSAE, encoded by the coding sequence TTGGAACAATATGTTGCCCCATTTATGGGTTATTTAACGGATCATAAAAGGTTGAGTACGGCGACATTGGAATGTTATAAAAGAGACATTGAGCAATTCATCGGTTATTTGCGGGAGCGGGAAATTGTAGAGCCAGGCCAAATGACCAAGGCAGGCGTGAAGCTGTATTTTTCAACGTTAAGCAAGGCGGGCAAGGCTCCGGCCACGATCGCCCGGTCCTCAGTTTCCTTGCGTGCTTTTTTTCAATATTTGCAGCAAGAACGACTTATCGATCATGATCCTGGACATTGGATTGAGTCGCCTAAAATCGACAAGTCTGCACCGCAAACCTTAACCGTGGAGGAAATTGATCTACTGTTGGACAGGCCCGACACTTCGCAAGCACCCGGATTACGAGATAAAGCCATGATGGAACTGCTTTACGCCACGGGCATTCGAGTTTCCGAGTTAATTTCCTTGAATGTTCAGGACGTGGATACTTCGATGCGGTACGTCCGTTGCTCGGGCGGGAAGGAAAGAATTATACCTATAGGTACCCTTACGGCGAATTGGGTTCAGCGATACTTAGAGGAGAGCCGTCCCCGCCTATTAGGAGAGTCTGCCGCCGATGTGCTGTTCACGAACGCGAGAGGAGATCGTCTTACCCGCCAGGGCTTCTGGAAAATCGTCAAGAAGTACGGGAAAGACGCTGGTATCGAGACCGATATTACCCCGCATACGCTTCGTCACTCCTTTGCCGTGCATTTACTGGAAGGCGGTGCAGATGTGAAGTCGGTGCAGGAGATGCTGGGCCATACGGATTTGGTCACGGTGCAAATGTATTTGAACAAAACGAAAACCAATTTGAAATCTGTTTATGAAGCTTTTCACCCTCGTGCCCGAACCCAGGCATCAAAATCATCTGCGGAGTGA
- the lysA gene encoding diaminopimelate decarboxylase yields the protein MYLHGTSKINAKGHLEIGGCDTVDLKQQYGTPLYIVDEALVRQRCREYMDAFKQSGLTFQVAYASKAFCVMAMCRLVEEEGLSLDVVSEGELYTALQAGFPPERIHFHGNNKTLDELEMAISAGIGCYVVDNFTELHMLQAVAAEKGIAVNVLLRVTPGVEAHTHEFISTGQTDSKFGFDIGNGSAKEAVELASGSLNLRLLGVHSHIGSQIFEVEGFELAIERVARFASDVKETLGVVFKVINLGGGFGIRYTGDDQPLQVSQYVKAITDAVKKHFAEVYAQIPEIWVEPGRSIIGDAGTTLYTVGSTKDIPGVRKYVAVDGGMTDNPRPALYDSKYEAMLANRGNDPHEETVSIAGKCCESGDMLIWDLELPKVNQADLLAVSCTGAYNYAMASNYNRIRRPAVVFVKDGASDVVVKRETLDDIISCDVIPERISKQPSFK from the coding sequence ATGTATTTACATGGTACTAGTAAAATTAATGCCAAAGGGCATCTTGAAATCGGCGGTTGCGATACAGTCGATTTGAAGCAGCAGTATGGTACACCGCTCTACATCGTTGATGAAGCACTTGTACGGCAAAGATGCCGCGAATATATGGATGCATTCAAGCAATCGGGTCTTACATTTCAGGTAGCTTATGCGAGCAAGGCTTTCTGTGTGATGGCGATGTGCAGATTGGTGGAGGAAGAGGGGCTGTCGCTGGACGTCGTCTCTGAAGGAGAACTGTACACGGCACTTCAGGCTGGTTTTCCGCCGGAGCGCATTCATTTCCATGGCAACAACAAGACGCTGGATGAACTGGAAATGGCCATTTCCGCGGGTATTGGCTGCTACGTCGTGGATAATTTCACGGAGCTGCATATGCTTCAGGCTGTAGCCGCTGAGAAGGGAATCGCCGTGAACGTTCTGTTGCGTGTAACACCGGGCGTGGAAGCGCACACGCATGAATTTATTTCTACGGGACAGACCGATTCAAAATTCGGTTTTGACATCGGCAATGGCTCAGCTAAAGAGGCTGTCGAGCTGGCTTCCGGCAGCTTGAATCTTCGTTTGCTCGGAGTGCATTCGCATATCGGTTCGCAGATTTTTGAAGTGGAAGGCTTTGAACTGGCCATTGAGCGCGTAGCTCGTTTTGCGAGCGATGTTAAGGAAACGCTAGGTGTCGTTTTCAAGGTGATTAATCTAGGTGGGGGCTTCGGCATTCGCTATACCGGCGATGACCAGCCGCTGCAAGTGTCCCAGTACGTCAAAGCGATTACGGACGCGGTCAAGAAGCATTTTGCTGAAGTTTATGCGCAAATTCCGGAAATTTGGGTAGAGCCAGGCCGCAGTATTATCGGCGATGCTGGCACCACGCTATACACCGTCGGTTCCACGAAAGATATACCAGGCGTGCGCAAATATGTCGCTGTTGACGGCGGGATGACCGATAATCCGCGCCCGGCGCTTTATGACTCCAAGTATGAGGCGATGCTGGCGAACCGGGGAAATGACCCCCATGAAGAGACGGTATCGATCGCCGGCAAGTGCTGCGAGAGTGGGGATATGCTCATTTGGGACCTGGAGCTGCCTAAAGTAAACCAGGCAGATTTACTGGCTGTATCCTGCACAGGGGCTTATAATTATGCAATGGCCAGCAACTATAATCGCATTCGCCGTCCAGCCGTTGTCTTTGTCAAGGACGGGGCCAGTGATGTTGTCGTCAAGCGCGAGACGCTGGATGATATCATTTCCTGCGACGTTATTCCCGAACGTATTTCCAAGCAGCCATCATTTAAATAA
- a CDS encoding peptidylprolyl isomerase, which yields MKKGKIVLEKGGEVEIQFLPEEAPGTVANFEKLANSGYYNGLTFHRVIPGFVAQGGCPTGNGTGGPGYTIKCETATNTTKHERGVLSMAHAGKDTGGSQFFIVYEPQPHLNGVHTVFGKVTSGMELVDEIRPGDKMKEVTVWDEA from the coding sequence ATGAAAAAAGGCAAGATCGTACTGGAAAAAGGCGGAGAGGTAGAAATTCAATTTTTGCCGGAAGAAGCGCCGGGAACTGTAGCAAACTTCGAGAAGCTGGCTAATTCTGGATATTACAACGGACTGACGTTCCACCGTGTTATCCCTGGTTTCGTGGCTCAAGGCGGCTGCCCAACTGGTAATGGCACAGGCGGCCCTGGCTACACCATCAAATGCGAAACGGCAACGAATACGACCAAGCACGAGCGTGGAGTGCTCTCCATGGCTCATGCGGGCAAGGATACGGGCGGAAGCCAGTTCTTTATCGTTTATGAGCCACAGCCGCATTTAAACGGTGTACACACGGTGTTCGGAAAAGTAACCTCCGGCATGGAGCTTGTGGACGAAATTCGTCCTGGCGACAAAATGAAGGAAGTTACCGTTTGGGATGAAGCTTAA
- the sigF gene encoding RNA polymerase sporulation sigma factor SigF, with amino-acid sequence MDADVKQTSREFLGDAEVKRLIALSQSGDHGARDRLVNCNIRLVWSVVQRFLNRGYEPEDLFQIGCIGLLKSVDKFDLSYDVKFSTYAVPMIIGEIQRFLRDDGTLKVSRSLKEMANKVRKKKDELSKVLNRLPTVKEVADELGLTPEDVVFAQEANKPPTSIHETVFENDGDPITLMDQIADESQDRWFDKLALHEAIHGLSDRERLIVYLRYFRDQTQSEVASRLGISQVQVSRLEKKILQNIRDQIAQ; translated from the coding sequence ATGGATGCTGATGTGAAGCAAACCTCAAGAGAGTTTTTGGGTGATGCCGAAGTGAAGCGGTTGATCGCTCTGAGTCAATCCGGAGATCATGGTGCTCGTGATCGGCTTGTAAACTGCAATATTCGGCTCGTCTGGTCGGTAGTACAGCGGTTTTTGAATCGGGGGTATGAACCCGAGGATTTATTCCAAATCGGCTGTATCGGCCTGCTGAAATCAGTGGATAAATTCGATCTCAGCTATGACGTCAAATTTTCCACGTATGCTGTTCCGATGATTATCGGTGAAATCCAGCGTTTTTTGCGGGATGATGGGACGCTCAAGGTCAGCCGCTCACTCAAAGAAATGGCGAACAAAGTACGCAAGAAGAAGGATGAATTGTCAAAGGTGCTGAATCGACTCCCCACTGTCAAAGAGGTTGCCGACGAACTCGGCTTGACACCGGAGGATGTTGTATTTGCCCAAGAAGCCAATAAACCGCCAACCTCGATTCATGAGACGGTATTTGAGAATGATGGTGATCCGATTACCTTGATGGATCAAATTGCGGATGAGTCGCAGGATCGTTGGTTCGATAAGCTGGCGCTCCACGAAGCTATTCATGGCCTGTCTGATCGAGAGCGATTGATCGTATATTTGCGCTATTTCCGTGATCAAACTCAGTCTGAAGTAGCGAGCCGGCTCGGAATTTCCCAGGTTCAGGTATCCAGGCTTGAGAAAAAAATACTGCAAAATATCCGTGACCAGATTGCTCAATAG
- the tlp gene encoding small acid-soluble spore protein Tlp, whose translation MAKPDDRSDNVEKLQDAIQDTIENFREGQDYLSEHADEISGDEKAQIEAKNKRRLQSIRGFREEVKDEAADAQK comes from the coding sequence ATGGCCAAGCCGGACGATCGTTCCGATAACGTGGAAAAGTTACAGGATGCCATTCAGGATACCATCGAAAATTTCCGCGAGGGACAGGATTATTTAAGCGAGCATGCCGATGAAATCAGCGGCGATGAGAAAGCCCAAATTGAGGCTAAAAATAAACGACGCCTGCAAAGTATCAGAGGCTTCCGCGAAGAGGTTAAAGACGAGGCCGCGGACGCTCAGAAGTAA
- a CDS encoding stage V sporulation protein AB: MISPWSAVVFIFLGLAGGIAVGGGIIALFIVLDVIPRLAQITGSYDKVHWYEGAMVSGALIGTAADFYQWHFHGPWLLSGIIGLLNGVFIGLLAAALTEVLNVLPILAKRLQMQHYLFGLLLAMVFGKVAGSLFEFFVYSPK; the protein is encoded by the coding sequence GTGATCTCCCCTTGGTCGGCGGTGGTGTTTATTTTCCTTGGCTTGGCTGGTGGTATAGCGGTTGGAGGTGGAATCATTGCTCTTTTCATTGTACTTGATGTCATTCCGAGGCTGGCGCAAATAACGGGCTCTTATGACAAGGTGCATTGGTATGAGGGAGCAATGGTCAGTGGAGCCTTGATCGGTACGGCGGCTGATTTTTATCAGTGGCACTTTCACGGACCGTGGCTGCTCAGCGGTATTATCGGCTTGCTGAACGGCGTGTTTATCGGCTTGCTCGCAGCAGCATTGACCGAGGTGCTTAATGTTTTGCCGATTCTCGCTAAGAGACTTCAAATGCAGCATTATTTGTTCGGGTTACTTCTTGCTATGGTATTCGGTAAAGTAGCCGGCTCATTATTTGAGTTTTTTGTGTATTCCCCTAAGTAG